Part of the Gemmatimonadota bacterium genome, CGCGCGCGGCCCGCGAGCACGCGCTGGCGTCCTTCGACCTGGGTCGGCAAACCGCCGAGCTGGAGCGCATCTACGACGAGGCGCGCGGGCTGGACCGACGCTAGCGGCTCACCACGCCTGCCCCTTCTTCCCTCTCCAGCTCCGCGATTCCGCGCGGCGCGCGCGCCTGCCCGCTCTGGCGGATGCGGGCGCGCTGCTCCGCGATTCGGCTCATGCCCTCTGGGTCGCGCCACGGCCGTTCGTGGTGCATGTGTACCGCCGGCGCCCGGTGTCGTATGCGCAGCGGACGGACGCCCAGGTTCTCCAGGCGGTCGCCGACCGCCGCGTCCTGGCCGCCGTAGCCCATGTCCAGGTCGAAGCCGTTGACCTCGACGAGGTGCTCGCGCCAGGTCGACGCGTTGTTGCCGTGCCAGCGGCGCGGCGTGGGCGTGAGCTGGTCCAGCACCCACCCCGGCGCGCCCGGCCCGGCGAAGCGGAGCGCCCGTCGGCCCGGCCGCAGCCCCAGGCAGCGCAGGTGGCGCAACGAGGTCGCCCTGCCCGCGCGCACGTCCTCGACCGTCAGCGCCTCGGTGACCCGCCGCGTGAGCTTGACGTAGCCGCCGGCCAGGTAGCGGCCGGGCCGGGCGAGCCGCGCGTGCGTTTCCACCAGCCGGGGGTGCGCTATCGTATCTCCGTCGGAGAAGACCAGGTAGTCGCGGTCCGCGGCCAGGATCGCCCGGTTGAGGATGGAGCTCTTGCGGAAGCCGCGGTCCGGCTGCCACACGTGGACGATGTCCAGCCCCGCCGAGGCGCGCATGCGATCGACCAACGCGCGGGTGTCGGGACCCGAGCCGTCGTCCGCGACGATCACCTGGAATCCACTCGCCGTCTGCGCCGCGTAGGACCACAGCGCCAGCTCCAGAGCCTGCGGCCATTGGTAAGTGGACAGCACCACCCCGACGCGCACGCCGGCTAGAGGACC contains:
- a CDS encoding glycosyltransferase translates to MRVGVVLSTYQWPQALELALWSYAAQTASGFQVIVADDGSGPDTRALVDRMRASAGLDIVHVWQPDRGFRKSSILNRAILAADRDYLVFSDGDTIAHPRLVETHARLARPGRYLAGGYVKLTRRVTEALTVEDVRAGRATSLRHLRCLGLRPGRRALRFAGPGAPGWVLDQLTPTPRRWHGNNASTWREHLVEVNGFDLDMGYGGQDAAVGDRLENLGVRPLRIRHRAPAVHMHHERPWRDPEGMSRIAEQRARIRQSGQARAPRGIAELEREEGAGVVSR